A single window of Candoia aspera isolate rCanAsp1 chromosome 3, rCanAsp1.hap2, whole genome shotgun sequence DNA harbors:
- the TSHZ1 gene encoding teashirt homolog 1 — protein MPRRKQQAPRRSAAYVPEEELKAAEIDEESGEDDGLPLDIQETEYMCNDETEIKEAQSYQNSPVSTATNQDAGYGSPFSENSDQLAHFKSTSSKEEREDRKCLDNASYPQDSLAQIKAVYANLLSESCWSGLALDLKKSKNNENSQKENTTNSNASINTPSTSASTSTNTTTTTSISSTSTSNSSSGGSGYDWHQAALAKTLQQTSSYGLLPEPSLFSTVQLYRQNNKLYGSVFTGASKFRCKDCSAAYDTLVELTVHMNETGHYRDDNQDKESEKTKRWSKPRKRSLMEMEGKEDAQKVLKCMYCGHSFESLQDLSVHMIKTKHYQKVPLKEPVPAITKLVPSTKKRALQDLASPCSPEPTAIMSETTLSEAAKDQKTANPYVTPNNRYGYQNGASYTWQFEARKAQILKCMECGSSHDTLQQLTAHMMVTGHFLKVTNSASKKGKQLVLDPVVEEKIQSIPLPPTTHTRLPATNIKKQPDSPAGSTTSEEKKEPEKEKVIVTETDKKIKEENEDSAEKFEPTTVYQYLREEDLDESPKGGIDILKSLENTVTTAISKAQNGAPSWGGYPSIHAAYQLPGTVKSIQPTVQSVQIQPSYASSVKSLSSEHNALIHSPGNLTPPPHKSNVSAMEELVEKVTGKINIKKEEKPSEKEKCSPVKPLSPAPKENKDFPKSEESNKQQQLHQQPQQQKQSPEAEVQKVKKDGLTDPHALNGTELPKAKVTNGCNNLGIITDHSPEQSFINPLSALQSIMNTHLGKVSNPVSPSLDPLAMLYKISNSMLDKPIYPTTPAKQAEAIDRYYYENSDQPIDLTKSKNKPLISSVTDSVSSPLRESALMDISDMVKNLTGRLTPKSSTPSSVSEKSDADGSSFEEALDELSPVHKRKGRQSNWNPQHLLILQAQFASSLRETPEGKYIMSDLGPQERVHISKFTGLSMTTISHWLANVKYQLRRTGGTKFLKNLDTGHPVFFCNDCASQFRTASTYISHLETHLGFSLKDLSKLPLNQIQEQQNVSKVLSNKTLGSLGIAEEDSGSTFQCKLCNRTFASKHAVKLHLSKTHGKSPEDHLIYVTELEKH, from the coding sequence CTTATGTTCCTGAAGAAGAACTGAAAGCAGCAGAAATTGATGAAGAAAGTGGGGAGGATGATGGGCTACCTCTGGACATCCAGGAAACTGAGTACATGTGCAATGATGAAACAGAGATCAAAGAGGCTCAGAGTTATCAGAACTCTCCAGTCAGCACAGCAACAAATCAAGATGCAGGTTATGGTTCACCATTCAGTGAAAACAGTGACCAGCTGGCCCATTTCAAAAGCACTTCCtctaaagaagagagagaagatcGCAAGTGCTTGGACAATGCTTCCTATCCACAGGACAGCTTAGCACAAATCAAAGCTGTGTATGCAAATTTACTGTCAGAATCTTGTTGGTCCGGTTTagctttagatttaaaaaaatcaaagaataatGAAAACAGCCAGAAGGAAAACACCACTAACAGCAATGCTAGTATCAATACCCCAAGTACAAGTGCCAGTACCAGTACCAACACTACTACCACTACAAGTATCAGTAGTACTAGTACTAGTAACAGTAGCAGTGGTGGTTCAGGTTATGACTGGCATCAAGCGGCTTTGGCCAAAACTCTGCAACAGACCTCATCGTATGGACTTCTACCGGAACCTAGTCTGTTCAGCACAGTGCAACTTTACCGGCAAAACAATAAACTGTATGGCTCTGTGTTCACTGGTGCGAGTAAATTCCGGTGCAAAGACTGTAGTGCAGCGTATGATACACTGGTAGAGCTTACAGTGCACATGAATGAAACTGGACATTACCGGGATGACAACCAAGATAAAGAATCTGAAAAAACCAAACGGTGGTCAAAGCCCAGAAAGCGATCACTTATGGAAATGGAAGGCAAAGAGGATGCCCAGAAAGTACTAAAGTGTATGTATTGTGGTCATTCATTTGAATCTTTACAAGACTTGAGTGTCCATATGATAAAAACAAAGCATTACCAGAAAGTGCCTCTGAAGGAACCAGTACCAGCCATCACCAAACTGGTGCCTTCTACCAAAAAGCGAGCACTTCAGGACTTGGCTTCACCTTGCTCACCTGAGCCAACAGCAATCATGTCAGAGACCACACTCAGTGAAGCAGCAAAGGATCAGAAAACTGCCAATCCGTATGTAACTCCCAATAATCGCTATGGCTATCAAAATGGTGCTAGCTACACATGGCAGTTTGAGGCCCGCAAAGCTCAGATACtaaaatgcatggaatgtggCAGCTCTCATGACACTTTGCAGCAGCTTACTGCTCACATGATGGTCACAGGACATTTTTTGAAAGTAACAAATTCTGCCTCCAAGAAAGGAAAACAGCTAGTATTGGACCCTGTGGTAGAAGAAAAGATACAGTCCATACCTTTGCCACCTACAACTCACACAAGATTACCAGccacaaatattaaaaagcagCCAGATTCACCTGCTGGATCTACAActtctgaagaaaagaaggagccagaaaaggaaaaggtgatTGTTACTGAAACagacaaaaaaattaaagaagaaaatgaggattctGCAGAAAAATTTGAGCCAACAACTGTATACCAGTACCTCAGAGAAGAGGATCTAGATGAAAGTCCAAAAGGTGGAATAGACATATTGAAATCTCTGGAGAACACAGTGACCACAGCTATAAGCAAAGCTCAGAATGGAGCACCTTCCTGGGGAGGCTACCCTAGCATTCATGCAGCTTATCAGCTTCCAGGAACTGTTAAATCCATTCAGCCAACTGTGCAGAGTGTTCAGATTCAGCCATCATATGCTAGCAGTGTAAAGTCCTTGTCTTCAGAACACAATGCACTGATCCATTCCCCAGGCAACCTGACACCCCCTCCTCATAAAAGTAATGTCTCTGCCATGGAAGAGCTAGTGGAGAAGGTCACAGgcaaaatcaatattaaaaaagaagaaaagccttcagagaaagaaaaatgttctccGGTCAAGCCATTGTCCCCTGCTCCTAAGGAGAACAAAGACTTTCCAAAATCAGAGGAAAGCAACAAGCAACAGCAACTACATCAGCAGCCACAGCAGCAAAAACAGAGTCCTGAAGCTGAGGTTCAGAAGGTCAAAAAGGATGGTCTAACTGACCCTCATGCACTTAATGGTACTGAACTACCTAAAGCAAAAGTCACAAATGGCTGTAATAACTTGGGTATCATTACAGACCATTCACCAGAGCAATCATTCATTAACCCACTGAGTGCTTTGCAATCCATCATGAATACCCACTTAGGCAAAGTGTCTAATCCCGTAAGTCCTTCTTTGGATCCTTTGGCCATGTTATATAAAATTAGTAACAGTATGTTGGACAAACCTATTTACCCCACAACTCCGGCCAAGCAGGCTGAGGCTATTGACCGGTACTATTATGAGAACAGTGATCAGCCTATTGATTTAACAAAGTCCAAAAACAAACCACTGATTTCCAGTGTGACTGACTCTGTCTCATCTCCTTTAAGAGAAAGCGCCCTAATGGATATTTCTGACATGGTAAAAAACCTCACAGGGCGCTTGACTCCCAAATCTTCGACTCCATCTTCTGTGTCAGAAAAATCTGATGCAGATGGAAGTAGCTTTGAAGAGGCTTTGGATGAACTGTCTCCAGTACACAAGAGGAAGGGTAGGCAGTCAAACTGGAACCCTCAGCATCTTCTTATCCTTCAAgcccagtttgcttccagtttGAGGGAAACACCTGAAGGCAAATATATTATGTCGGACCTAGGACCACAAGAGCGGGTTCATATCTCGAAGTTTACTGGTCTTTCCATGACCACGATTAGCCACTGGCTGGCCAATGTGAAGTATCAGTTAAGGAGGACAGGTGGAACTAAGTTTTTAAAGAATTTGGATACAGGTCATCCTGTTTTCTTTTGCAATGATTGTGCCTCTCAATTCAGGACTGCTTCCACATACATAAGTCACTTGGAGACACATTTAGGGTTCAGTTTGAAGGATCTGTCCAAATTGCCACTTAATCAGATACAAGAACAGCAGAATGTTTCCAAGGTCCTCTCAAATAAGACTTTAGGCTCACTTGGAATTGCCGAGGAGGACTCAGGCTCCACATTCCAGTGTAAGCTCTGTAATCGAACTTTTGCAAGCAAGCATGCAGTAAAACTGCACCTTAGTAAAACCCATGGGAAGTCCCCCGAGGACCATCTGATCTATGTAACTGAGTTAGAAAAACATTAG